The Ciona intestinalis unplaced genomic scaffold, KH HT000962.1, whole genome shotgun sequence genome has a segment encoding these proteins:
- the LOC104266153 gene encoding uncharacterized protein LOC104266153 isoform X1 — MRENEDVWFESFKQQMTENLAWKHKIRIMFSYTAYRFYLYSSRLCQFSFGTKFGKVNETLSKMYYRRHNANVMQNAPKDQLLVFNIKDGWDPLCKFLDQPVPGTPFPHKNKKASLTADIMNTDSIMLKMQRETTLFYCTTLMLGTVSAAMWYYYK, encoded by the exons ATGCGCGAAAATGAGGATGTTTGGTTTGAAAGTTTTAAGCAACAAATGACAGAAAACCTAGCATGGAAACACAAAATTCGAATCATGTTTTCCTACACAGCATACAGATTCTACCTATACAGCTCAAGATTAT gtCAGTTCAGCTTTGGTACTAAATTCGGAAAGGTCAACGAGACCTTAAGTAAAATGTATTATCGACGTCATAATGCAAATGTGATGCAg AATGCACCGAAAGATCAACTATtggtgtttaatattaaagatGGTTGGGACCCATTGTGTAAATTCCTTGACCAGCCTGTCCCTGGGACCCCTTTtccacacaaaaataaaaaagctagCCTAACTGCAGACATCATGAATACTGATTCAATCATGTTAAAAATGCAAAGAGAAACAACACTATTTTACTGCACTACTCTCATGCTCGGCACAGTTTCTGCAGCAATGTGGTACTATTATAAATGA
- the LOC104266153 gene encoding uncharacterized protein LOC104266153 isoform X2 yields the protein METQNSNHVFLHSIQILPIQLKIMYLINGQFSFGTKFGKVNETLSKMYYRRHNANVMQNAPKDQLLVFNIKDGWDPLCKFLDQPVPGTPFPHKNKKASLTADIMNTDSIMLKMQRETTLFYCTTLMLGTVSAAMWYYYK from the exons ATGGAAACACAAAATTCGAATCATGTTTTCCTACACAGCATACAGATTCTACCTATACAGCTCAAGATTATGTACTTGATTAACG gtCAGTTCAGCTTTGGTACTAAATTCGGAAAGGTCAACGAGACCTTAAGTAAAATGTATTATCGACGTCATAATGCAAATGTGATGCAg AATGCACCGAAAGATCAACTATtggtgtttaatattaaagatGGTTGGGACCCATTGTGTAAATTCCTTGACCAGCCTGTCCCTGGGACCCCTTTtccacacaaaaataaaaaagctagCCTAACTGCAGACATCATGAATACTGATTCAATCATGTTAAAAATGCAAAGAGAAACAACACTATTTTACTGCACTACTCTCATGCTCGGCACAGTTTCTGCAGCAATGTGGTACTATTATAAATGA